Proteins encoded in a region of the Deinococcus aerius genome:
- a CDS encoding transcriptional regulator: protein MFNPPTLEDLQETRRANEKLVLRALESKPEWVETELAKTTGLALSHLRAALASLLDQGRVRRLPGTGTRAVYGLADPGLADVPATPLTEDAKRVRDYLEGRADSALYMSEQLRMTREDVMKALSLLNAHGMITCTFVGSLVIFRLKETQALGQEQAPVTSGKKKQVA, encoded by the coding sequence ATGTTTAACCCCCCCACCCTTGAAGACCTGCAAGAGACGCGCCGCGCCAACGAGAAGCTGGTGCTCAGGGCGCTGGAAAGCAAGCCCGAATGGGTCGAGACCGAACTTGCCAAGACGACCGGCCTGGCGCTGTCACACCTGCGCGCCGCGCTTGCCAGCCTGCTCGACCAGGGCCGGGTGCGCCGCCTGCCCGGCACCGGCACCCGCGCCGTGTACGGCCTCGCCGACCCCGGCCTGGCCGACGTGCCCGCCACGCCCCTCACCGAGGACGCCAAGCGGGTGCGCGACTACCTGGAGGGCCGCGCCGACAGCGCCCTGTACATGAGCGAGCAGCTCCGTATGACCCGCGAGGACGTGATGAAGGCCCTGTCGCTGCTCAACGCGCACGGCATGATCACCTGCACCTTCGTGGGCAGCCTGGTGATCTTCCGCCTCAAGGAGACGCAGGCGCTCGGCCAGGAGCAGGCGCCCGTCACGAGCGGCAAGAAGAAGCAGGTCGCGTAA
- a CDS encoding WD40 repeat domain-containing protein has product MPPLRLTAALLPLVFAAIAGAVPVQPAWTLKNVSFLGFTEKGEVITRPFYPGSGDAPQLERRRPRTGEREGLIVFPEAGNDLGRLSFAPDLQTFAWLNKAADTLTVRMPQKRWTSSSPGLSGTQALTFSPDGRTLAAMNVFGYVQLWDVRKGERRATLLLHSQPRSLTFHPSRPLLAVNETWSEAGSVTLWNTDTGQKVLTVPGLKGTVRPFQFAPDGRLLVKQGFSVGFLELGLDRLGQGDWGLSWGLGPGAIPTYTEPCPPGLQARLCARGVRAVSFSADGSRVLLNIARTPQNVPASLLYDTKTGSLLKTFDTPGAFAVLAPDGRTLILNTFRGEVQGAPLP; this is encoded by the coding sequence GTGCCCCCTTTGCGACTGACCGCCGCGCTGCTCCCGTTGGTTTTTGCTGCCATCGCTGGCGCTGTCCCCGTACAGCCCGCGTGGACCCTGAAGAACGTCTCATTCCTGGGCTTCACCGAGAAGGGCGAGGTGATCACGCGCCCGTTTTACCCGGGGAGCGGGGACGCACCACAACTGGAGCGCCGTCGCCCCAGGACCGGGGAAAGAGAGGGCCTCATCGTGTTTCCCGAGGCCGGAAATGACCTGGGAAGGCTCTCCTTCGCGCCCGACTTGCAGACCTTCGCCTGGCTGAACAAGGCGGCCGACACCCTCACCGTTCGCATGCCGCAGAAACGTTGGACGAGCAGTTCGCCGGGTTTGAGCGGCACTCAAGCGCTCACGTTCAGTCCCGACGGGCGAACCCTGGCGGCCATGAACGTTTTCGGCTACGTCCAACTCTGGGACGTGCGGAAGGGCGAGCGCCGCGCCACCCTGCTGCTGCACTCGCAACCCCGCAGCCTGACCTTCCACCCGTCGCGGCCCCTGCTCGCCGTGAACGAGACGTGGTCGGAGGCGGGCAGCGTAACCCTCTGGAACACGGACACGGGCCAGAAGGTGCTGACCGTGCCCGGATTGAAGGGGACTGTCCGCCCCTTCCAGTTCGCGCCGGACGGCCGCCTGCTGGTCAAGCAGGGGTTCAGTGTCGGCTTTTTGGAGCTGGGGCTGGACCGGCTGGGTCAGGGCGACTGGGGCCTGAGCTGGGGATTGGGCCCGGGAGCAATTCCCACCTATACCGAGCCCTGCCCGCCGGGCCTCCAGGCGAGGCTCTGCGCCAGGGGCGTGCGTGCCGTGAGCTTCAGCGCCGACGGAAGCCGCGTGCTGCTGAACATCGCCCGCACCCCGCAGAACGTCCCGGCGTCCCTGCTGTACGACACCAAGACCGGGAGCTTGCTGAAGACCTTCGACACGCCAGGAGCATTCGCCGTCCTTGCCCCGGACGGCAGGACGCTCATCCTCAACACCTTCCGGGGCGAGGTCCAGGGCGCCCCACTCCCCTGA
- a CDS encoding cyclic-di-AMP receptor has product MKLVLAVIQDADAAALVRVLSENAFEVTKLASTGGFLREGNTTLMIGVPDERLADLKRHVQQTCRTRTRLVTPSVPMGEQGEGMANDPVEVAVGGAVMFVLGVQEFVKV; this is encoded by the coding sequence ATGAAGCTGGTTCTCGCCGTGATTCAGGATGCCGACGCCGCCGCCCTGGTGCGGGTGCTGTCGGAAAACGCCTTCGAGGTCACCAAGCTGGCGAGCACGGGCGGCTTCCTGCGCGAGGGCAACACCACCCTGATGATCGGCGTGCCCGACGAGCGCCTGGCGGACCTCAAGCGCCACGTCCAGCAGACCTGCCGCACCCGCACCCGCCTGGTGACCCCGAGCGTCCCCATGGGCGAGCAGGGCGAGGGGATGGCGAACGATCCGGTGGAGGTCGCGGTCGGCGGCGCGGTGATGTTCGTGCTGGGCGTGCAGGAATTTGTCAAGGTCTGA